One window of Oncorhynchus masou masou isolate Uvic2021 chromosome 33, UVic_Omas_1.1, whole genome shotgun sequence genomic DNA carries:
- the dffb gene encoding DNA fragmentation factor subunit beta — protein MFGLQRKKQVVKIRSLNETKKYGVAATSLKELLKKGSKLLQVPLVGSHISLYEDGTELTEDYFRSLPDNAVLVLLAMDERWSGFVCDIGRLLDTDRNSDLLIDAAKGLLSNERSPKRRRLLGDLLLHLKDSSEAENREDDEDWFQGIDDRFKTKSAYMKYNCENRIRGYMKEVHSYAQTIQKPKLKDEYKKTAECLVMQLKSDKYNGCYFNRKEKEQNRLCTQEGWFSCQGAFDHDQCKSLHSINPYGNRESRILFSTWNLDHRIEKKRTVIPTLVEALQKHKSSNINLDYFYKLLFTRENLKLVHIVCHKKGAHDLLCDKRKIYKQGKR, from the exons ATGTTTggacttcaaagaaaaaaacaagttGTCAAAATAAGAAGCCTGAATGAAACAAAAAAATATGGGGTGGCTGCAACAAGTCTGAAAGAGCTTCTCAAAAAGGGAAGTAAACTTCTACAG GTTCCACTCGTCGGTTCGCATATTTCCTTGTATGAAGATGGAACAGAATTGACAGAGGACTATTTCCGAAGTCTTCCAGACAATGCTGTACTTGTCCTTCTTGCCATGGATGAGAGATGGAGCGGCT TTGTCTGCGACATAGGCCGGTTGCTGGACACCGACAGGAACTCAGATCTTCTGATTGATGCGGCTAAGGGGCTTCTCTCAAACGAGCGGTCTCCAAAGAGACGCAGACTCCTGGGGGACCTGCTCCTGCACTTGAAGGACAGCTCTGAGGCTGAAAACAGAGAAGACGATGAAGACTGGTTCCAAG GAATTGATGACAGATTTAAGACCAAATCGGCCTACATGAAGTACAACTGTGAGAACAGGATTCGTGGATACATGAAGGAG GTGCATAGTTATGCTCAAACCATCCAAAAACCTAAACTCAAGGACGAATACAAGAAGACTGCAGAGTGCTTAGTGATGCAGCTGAAATCTGACAAGTACAATGGTTGCTACTTCAACAGGAAAGAAAAGGAACAAAATCGACTATGCACCCAGGAAGGATGGTTCTCCTGTCAG gGTGCTTTTGACCATGATCAATGCAAGTCCCTTCACTCAATCAACCCCTATGGAAACCGAGAGAGCAGGATTCTCTTTAGCACCTGGAACTTGGACCACAG GATTGAAAAGAAGAGGACAGTCATTCCTACCCTGGTGGAAGCACTGCAGAAACACAAGAGCAGCAACATAAACCTGGACTATTTTTACAAACTGCTGTTTACTCGGGAGAATCTGAAGCTGGTACATATTGTATGCCATAAGAAAGGTGCCCATGACTTGCTCTGTGACAAAAGGAAAATTTACAAACAGGGCAAACGATAA
- the LOC135528178 gene encoding UPF0688 protein C1orf174 homolog isoform X2 translates to MPSRVRNLKRRKGMCAVSSSRVHLEVKSSDKSSGKRRHVKKMKIEDSKTEMPLNDWMVGGCRESTTISERLSCDGCERHEKTSCGAPPDLEELWEGKENGVRLELNYCRTNGLPEKTEDDETEEGVVIDKSVFLDDDSNQVLPVEKFFGNMEVVQDCPRRSTATSTFSRREHRRRQYYAKEDSDEEGHTEMQQD, encoded by the exons ATGCCGAGTCGAGTTCGCAACTTGAAACGGCGAAAGGGGATGTGCGCTGTTTCCTCAAGCAGGGTCCATCTCGAGGTAAAGAGTTCAGATAAG AGTTCAGGGAAGAGGAGGCAtgttaaaaaaatgaaaattgaAGACTCAAAAACAGAAATGCCCCTGAATGACTGGATGGTTGGTGGTTGTAGGGAGTCAACAACCATTTCTGAGAGGCTCAGCTGCGATGGTTGCGAGAGGCATGAAAAGACAAGTTGTGGAGCACCACCAGACCTGGAGGAATTGTGGGAGGGTAAAGAGAACGGTGTGCGATTGGAGTTGAATTACTGTCGAACAAACGGGTTGCCAGAGAAGACGGAGGATGACGAAACAGAAGAGGGTGTTGTGATTGACAAGAGCGTCTTCCTTGATGATGACAGTAACCAGGTTCTTCCTGTGGAAAAGTTCTTCGGAAACATGGAAGTTGTGCAG GATTGTCCACGGAGATCTACGGCCACTTCGACCTTCAgcaggagggagcacaggagacGACAGTACTATGCCAAAGAGGACAGTGATGAAGAGGGCCACACAGAAATGCAGCAAGATTAA
- the LOC135528178 gene encoding uncharacterized protein LOC135528178 isoform X1: MPSRVRNLKRRKGMCAVSSSRVHLEVKSSDKYSLHFECLAGQKMVQFSFQENIPTAYDLADSLNTYFSSGKRRHVKKMKIEDSKTEMPLNDWMVGGCRESTTISERLSCDGCERHEKTSCGAPPDLEELWEGKENGVRLELNYCRTNGLPEKTEDDETEEGVVIDKSVFLDDDSNQVLPVEKFFGNMEVVQDCPRRSTATSTFSRREHRRRQYYAKEDSDEEGHTEMQQD, translated from the exons ATGCCGAGTCGAGTTCGCAACTTGAAACGGCGAAAGGGGATGTGCGCTGTTTCCTCAAGCAGGGTCCATCTCGAGGTAAAGAGTTCAGATAAG tactcgttacattttgaatgcttagcaggacagaaaatggtccaattcagtttccaagagaacatccctactgcttatgatctggcggactcactaaacacatactTT AGTTCAGGGAAGAGGAGGCAtgttaaaaaaatgaaaattgaAGACTCAAAAACAGAAATGCCCCTGAATGACTGGATGGTTGGTGGTTGTAGGGAGTCAACAACCATTTCTGAGAGGCTCAGCTGCGATGGTTGCGAGAGGCATGAAAAGACAAGTTGTGGAGCACCACCAGACCTGGAGGAATTGTGGGAGGGTAAAGAGAACGGTGTGCGATTGGAGTTGAATTACTGTCGAACAAACGGGTTGCCAGAGAAGACGGAGGATGACGAAACAGAAGAGGGTGTTGTGATTGACAAGAGCGTCTTCCTTGATGATGACAGTAACCAGGTTCTTCCTGTGGAAAAGTTCTTCGGAAACATGGAAGTTGTGCAG GATTGTCCACGGAGATCTACGGCCACTTCGACCTTCAgcaggagggagcacaggagacGACAGTACTATGCCAAAGAGGACAGTGATGAAGAGGGCCACACAGAAATGCAGCAAGATTAA
- the LOC135528178 gene encoding UPF0688 protein C1orf174 homolog isoform X3 — translation MVQFSFQENIPTAYDLADSLNTYFSSGKRRHVKKMKIEDSKTEMPLNDWMVGGCRESTTISERLSCDGCERHEKTSCGAPPDLEELWEGKENGVRLELNYCRTNGLPEKTEDDETEEGVVIDKSVFLDDDSNQVLPVEKFFGNMEVVQDCPRRSTATSTFSRREHRRRQYYAKEDSDEEGHTEMQQD, via the exons atggtccaattcagtttccaagagaacatccctactgcttatgatctggcggactcactaaacacatactTT AGTTCAGGGAAGAGGAGGCAtgttaaaaaaatgaaaattgaAGACTCAAAAACAGAAATGCCCCTGAATGACTGGATGGTTGGTGGTTGTAGGGAGTCAACAACCATTTCTGAGAGGCTCAGCTGCGATGGTTGCGAGAGGCATGAAAAGACAAGTTGTGGAGCACCACCAGACCTGGAGGAATTGTGGGAGGGTAAAGAGAACGGTGTGCGATTGGAGTTGAATTACTGTCGAACAAACGGGTTGCCAGAGAAGACGGAGGATGACGAAACAGAAGAGGGTGTTGTGATTGACAAGAGCGTCTTCCTTGATGATGACAGTAACCAGGTTCTTCCTGTGGAAAAGTTCTTCGGAAACATGGAAGTTGTGCAG GATTGTCCACGGAGATCTACGGCCACTTCGACCTTCAgcaggagggagcacaggagacGACAGTACTATGCCAAAGAGGACAGTGATGAAGAGGGCCACACAGAAATGCAGCAAGATTAA
- the LOC135527556 gene encoding UDP-GlcNAc:betaGal beta-1,3-N-acetylglucosaminyltransferase 7-like yields MDNFFRRKRILKTLLSLSLVFASLVMISKFKLVDNSIKDDMEVKSMGHAAWCGPECDLYKGKRILKSSLGNYSPPVIGDDLDAPRMTVSNTTASTWDVHVMNCSEDSAVRENDWFRRLDTRFHQFVLHRHCRYFPMLINHPDKCRNGDVHLLMVVKSVIEQHDRREAVRNTWGREQTIDGKRIKTLFLLGSATNGKDTKNLQKLIEYEDMIYGDILQWDFMDTFFNLTLKEVNFLKWFDIHCCSAKFIFKGDDDVFVNTNNLLELIRFKTEDRKVLNVFVGDTISKAIPIRNRQSKYYIPKELFDRPYPPYVGGGGFLMSSQLARRLFVVSEDLELYPIDDVFLGMCLQKLHLAPEMHPGFRTFGIMKRRVSPMNSEPCFFKNLIVVHKLSPQELLMMWSVVENKELVCAKRTAP; encoded by the coding sequence ATGGATAATTTTTTCAGGAGAAAGAGGATATTGAAAACTCTCCTGAGCTTGTCTCTCGTTTTTGCGTCTTTAGTGATGATTTCAAAGTTCAAGCTTGTGGATAACAGCATCAAGGACGATATGGAGGTTAAAAGCATGGGACACGCCGCTTGGTGTGGACCTGAGTGTGATTTATACAAAGGAAAACGCATATTGAAAAGCAGTTTGGGAAACTACTCGCCGCCAGTTATTGGTGATGATTTGGATGCGCCACGGATGACCGTCTCCAACACTACTGCGTCTACTTGGGATGTACACGTTATGAACTGCAGTGAAGATTCAGCCGTAAGGGAAAACGATTGGTTTCGCCGTTTGGACACGAGGTTCCACCAGTTTGTGTTACATAGACATTGTCGATATTTCCCGATGTTGATAAACCATCCGGATAAGTGCAGGAATGGAGACGTGCACTTGCTCATGGTGGTGAAATCCGTTATAGAACAGCATGATAGGCGAGAGGCAGTGCGCAATACCTGGGGTAGGGAACAAACAATTGATGGTAAGAGAATAAAAACGCTGTTTCTCCTTGGAAGCGCTACAAATGGCAAAGACACTAAAAACCTTCAAAAGTTGATTGAGTATGAGGACATGATATATGGAGACATTCTCCAATGGGATTTTATGGACACATTTTTCAACCTCACCTTGAAAGAGGTAAATTTTCTGAAATGGTTTGATATTCACTGCTGCAGTGCCAAGTTTATATTCAAAGGGGATGATGACGTTTTCGTTAATACAAATAACTTGCTGGAACTTATTCGTTTCAAGACTGAGGACCGCAAAGTTCTAAATGTATTTGTTGGGGACACCATCTCCAAAGCCATCCCCATCAGAAACCGGCAGAGCAAATATTACATCCCCAAAGAGCTGTTTGACAGACCGTACCCACCttatgttggtggtggtgggtttTTAATGTCCTCACAATTAGCTCGAAGACTGTTCGTGGTTTCAGAGGACTTGGAGCTCTATCCGATTGATGATGTCTTTTTGGGAATGTGCCTCCAGAAGCTTCACTTGGCACCTGAGATGCACCCGGGATTTAGGACCTTTGGCATCATGAAACGCAGAGTGAGCCCAATGAACAGCGAACCGTGCTTTTTCAAAAACCTAATCGTAGTCCATAAACTGAGCCCTCAGGAGCTACTCATGATGTGGAGCGTAGTAGAAAATAAGGAGCTGGTTTGCGCCaaaaggactgcaccatga